In Fimbriimonadales bacterium, the following are encoded in one genomic region:
- a CDS encoding PEP-CTERM sorting domain-containing protein (PEP-CTERM proteins occur, often in large numbers, in the proteomes of bacteria that also encode an exosortase, a predicted intramembrane cysteine proteinase. The presence of a PEP-CTERM domain at a protein's C-terminus predicts cleavage within the sorting domain, followed by covalent anchoring to some some component of the (usually Gram-negative) cell surface. Many PEP-CTERM proteins exhibit an unusual sequence composition that includes large numbers of potential glycosylation sites. Expression of one such protein has been shown restore the ability of a bacterium to form floc, a type of biofilm.) encodes MIIFSRGGFLAFALGWLVRFAWCQPIVSDLNFYQVDWDSWAGGSQSNSLWGGFSFSYIPDEETYYLNLSLANSMDDEPAWVTQNLPLFGIEDGYEGEQSLSIDINLEELDFTVGTDWQSTFFYVSVTPDPLSDTPTGTFEFADVVDTVWKFDDPDMTGAGHAVFNPGAPAGHKAQEEASPIGPPRKMNTVEERPKHCMAGAFARSLDWLNREYKLGVDKDAQKIYKDLVKAGVAGRYYHESENEKNNAQRIVNKAAYSKRFHKGMTTKIWDYPGNAVAEIKKGTLDIQPEEGGDVTKWLAREFENGEDIELGMFYDDRGHMVTVTGLYMQDGKTVVQYMGDPNQEDSKSGNLIHEGMIEKEKSGKHELYYLKGKKARALITMAVSESVPEPATVVIIGGGITYLALRQRKARRRHE; translated from the coding sequence ATGATTATATTTTCTCGGGGAGGTTTTCTCGCATTTGCTTTAGGTTGGTTGGTGCGCTTTGCGTGGTGCCAGCCTATTGTTAGCGACCTTAATTTTTATCAGGTGGATTGGGACTCGTGGGCAGGTGGGAGTCAAAGTAACTCGTTATGGGGTGGCTTTTCTTTTTCCTACATTCCGGATGAAGAAACTTATTATTTGAACCTTTCTCTTGCAAACTCGATGGATGATGAACCTGCTTGGGTTACACAGAACTTACCATTATTTGGAATTGAGGATGGATATGAAGGTGAACAATCGCTTTCGATCGACATAAATTTGGAGGAACTCGACTTTACAGTTGGCACTGACTGGCAGAGCACATTCTTTTACGTTTCCGTTACGCCAGATCCGCTGTCGGATACACCGACAGGGACTTTTGAGTTTGCAGACGTAGTGGATACGGTTTGGAAGTTCGATGATCCAGATATGACAGGAGCAGGTCATGCAGTGTTTAACCCTGGCGCACCAGCAGGCCACAAAGCGCAAGAAGAAGCGAGTCCTATTGGTCCCCCACGCAAAATGAACACGGTCGAAGAGAGACCGAAGCACTGCATGGCGGGAGCGTTTGCACGAAGCCTCGATTGGTTGAATCGTGAGTACAAACTCGGTGTAGATAAAGATGCGCAGAAGATATATAAAGACTTAGTCAAGGCAGGTGTAGCTGGCAGGTATTATCATGAGTCAGAAAATGAAAAGAACAATGCACAGCGAATCGTTAATAAGGCGGCATATTCGAAGCGCTTTCATAAAGGTATGACGACTAAAATTTGGGATTACCCAGGAAACGCCGTTGCAGAAATAAAGAAAGGAACATTGGACATTCAACCGGAAGAAGGGGGGGACGTTACGAAATGGCTTGCAAGGGAATTCGAAAACGGTGAGGATATAGAGCTCGGAATGTTTTACGACGACCGTGGCCATATGGTTACGGTTACGGGACTTTACATGCAAGACGGTAAAACCGTTGTTCAGTATATGGGTGACCCTAATCAGGAGGACAGTAAATCTGGCAATTTAATCCATGAAGGAATGATCGAAAAGGAAAAGTCTGGTAAGCACGAATTATATTATCTGAAGGGAAAGAAAGCGCGAGCGCTTATTACGATGGCTGTCTCGGAGTCAGTCCCCGAGCCTGCTACAGTCGTAATAATAGGGGGGGGAATTACGTATCTGGCATTGCGACAGAGAAAAGCGCGTAGAAGGCATGAGTGA
- a CDS encoding Fur family transcriptional regulator, whose amino-acid sequence MNKLERETCNIIEAEEAARYEEIALSHLKSLGLRITRPRKLVLKVLASTRKPLGAYQIRDYVLSQGQKIDVVSVYRILASLVEAGLAHHVGLVDGYLACTSAERGKHQTEHLVCRKCGCVEEIPVPNPAFSEISASASRQGFLLESTRIEVAGTCSHCR is encoded by the coding sequence ATGAATAAGTTAGAACGCGAAACTTGTAATATCATAGAGGCTGAAGAGGCCGCAAGGTACGAAGAAATCGCACTTTCCCACCTAAAGAGTCTCGGCTTGCGAATTACTCGCCCCCGTAAGTTGGTATTGAAAGTTTTGGCCTCAACGAGAAAACCGCTGGGGGCATATCAGATTCGAGACTATGTTCTGAGCCAGGGACAGAAGATAGATGTGGTGAGTGTGTATCGCATTTTGGCTTCATTAGTAGAGGCAGGGCTTGCGCACCATGTCGGATTGGTGGACGGATATTTAGCATGTACGAGCGCGGAGCGCGGGAAACATCAAACGGAGCATCTCGTTTGTCGGAAATGCGGATGTGTCGAGGAGATTCCCGTTCCTAATCCCGCCTTTTCGGAGATTTCTGCATCAGCATCTCGACAAGGTTTTCTTTTAGAGAGTACTCGCATCGAAGTCGCCGGTACGTGTTCGCATTGCCGATAA
- a CDS encoding thioredoxin fold domain-containing protein translates to MLQNETFKDSRVEEQLAQLVLYRANVGSLQGGSLAREFKVDMVPTVVFLTGDGKEVHRFVGFVPPDGFLGELETAKKNAGL, encoded by the coding sequence ATGCTCCAAAACGAGACTTTCAAAGATAGTCGAGTGGAAGAGCAGTTAGCACAGTTAGTGCTATATCGAGCGAATGTGGGAAGTCTACAAGGGGGTTCGCTTGCGCGTGAATTCAAAGTAGATATGGTTCCCACTGTGGTTTTTCTGACAGGGGATGGAAAAGAAGTTCATCGCTTTGTTGGTTTCGTTCCTCCCGATGGTTTTCTTGGCGAACTGGAGACAGCAAAGAAAAACGCAGGTTTGTAA
- a CDS encoding sigma-54 dependent transcriptional regulator, giving the protein MSKSKILIVDDENNIRKILVAAFERAGWTAVAEENAEAALSKLEEGSYHLILTDVLMPGMNGMEFLNAVKQKHPEIPVIVMTAYGTIPQAVEAMRAGAADYITKPFDLEQLKKTIAFWLRTQNKRTPTRPREEKTCLENIVAVSQPMKNVLDFVQRVADSRATVLITGESGTGKEVIARAIHRCSARANAPFVAVSCAAIPETLLESELFGHEKGAFTGADHARPGRFEMADGGTLFLDEIGEVPPLIQVKLLRVLQEREFERLGGRNPIRVDVRLISATNRDLQEAVEERTFRQDLYFRLQVLQIEIPPLRERRDDIAPLALHFLNKYAPENGSSMRELDPEALRCFLDYPWPGNVRELENVIERAVVLAPKNIERLTPEFLPMGIRQVA; this is encoded by the coding sequence ATGAGCAAATCTAAAATTCTCATCGTTGACGACGAAAACAACATTCGAAAAATTTTGGTTGCCGCTTTCGAAAGGGCGGGATGGACGGCGGTTGCTGAAGAAAATGCCGAAGCTGCGCTGTCCAAACTCGAGGAAGGTTCTTATCATTTAATCCTCACCGATGTCCTCATGCCGGGTATGAACGGAATGGAATTTCTGAATGCTGTCAAGCAGAAACATCCGGAAATTCCCGTGATCGTCATGACGGCATACGGCACGATTCCTCAGGCAGTCGAAGCGATGCGCGCTGGCGCGGCGGATTACATTACGAAACCTTTCGATCTGGAGCAACTCAAAAAAACAATCGCTTTTTGGCTTCGCACTCAAAACAAACGAACCCCCACGCGACCGCGAGAAGAGAAAACATGTTTAGAAAATATCGTTGCAGTTTCTCAGCCGATGAAAAACGTTTTAGATTTCGTGCAGAGGGTGGCAGATTCACGCGCTACCGTTTTGATTACAGGCGAAAGTGGAACTGGCAAGGAAGTGATTGCTCGTGCGATTCATCGTTGCAGTGCGCGGGCGAATGCACCCTTTGTCGCAGTAAGTTGCGCTGCCATCCCGGAAACGCTATTAGAAAGCGAATTGTTCGGACATGAAAAGGGTGCTTTTACAGGTGCTGACCATGCTCGACCCGGACGTTTCGAAATGGCAGACGGCGGAACTTTATTTTTGGATGAAATCGGCGAAGTCCCTCCGTTAATTCAAGTTAAATTGCTACGTGTTTTGCAGGAACGCGAATTCGAGAGGTTGGGGGGGCGCAATCCCATTCGGGTGGATGTCCGTTTGATTTCTGCTACCAACCGCGATTTGCAGGAAGCAGTGGAAGAACGCACGTTTCGGCAAGACTTGTACTTTCGACTGCAGGTGCTCCAAATCGAGATTCCACCTTTGCGTGAACGAAGGGATGACATCGCTCCACTCGCCCTACATTTTTTGAACAAATACGCACCGGAAAACGGAAGTTCGATGCGAGAGTTAGACCCGGAAGCCCTGCGCTGCTTTTTAGACTATCCATGGCCAGGAAATGTGCGTGAATTAGAAAACGTAATCGAGAGAGCAGTAGTTTTGGCTCCCAAAAATATAGAGCGACTCACGCCCGAATTCCTGCCTATGGGAATACGTCAAGTGGCATAA
- a CDS encoding ATP-binding protein: MNRVQKSLLFKEEIWELFQLEPFDSTNDQPYSLRKVVEFCSRWFEADSVSLFLRIDGCDTFVLSAQAGEHSALPETATFVLGAGIAGKAAEESKPLLFDGSQDSEFLIKGSAIVVPLLTMQNECIGVINMSRNENHSPFSKEDLKKVIALSRYLALAISNARLVAALHAAKEQYRAVANKSSTLIEALHAGIIVIDSLQIVIEANSRALHMLRRTPESFIGEIWENVLQRFTSDTREAINHCYEEALSGRSTSTTGSTIFGEHFRVSAIPGSQNRVTFVFQDITEQIEREREFERAQRFVEIGQMSAAIAHEFRNPLTSISGAAQLIKASADLSEIRQWADVILHESADLNHLCDDFLDFAKPLALKLRAIDVNELMQNIVSYFSKECPEGITLRFVPSPKSPHVLADRLRFTHAIRNLLQNGIQAMPNGGRLRVGVGVRDDWVLITVSDQGIGIPYENMNRIFIPFFTTKADGTGLGLANVRRVIEAHGGRVEVVSKPGVGTRFLLKLPTRKSE, from the coding sequence ATGAATAGGGTGCAAAAAAGTCTGCTTTTCAAGGAAGAAATCTGGGAACTATTTCAACTCGAACCGTTCGATAGCACGAACGATCAGCCATATTCCCTCAGAAAGGTCGTAGAGTTTTGCTCTCGCTGGTTCGAGGCAGATTCGGTTAGCCTCTTTCTACGAATTGATGGGTGCGATACTTTCGTACTTTCCGCTCAGGCAGGAGAACACAGTGCGTTGCCGGAGACTGCCACATTCGTTTTGGGTGCTGGGATTGCGGGAAAAGCCGCAGAGGAAAGCAAACCCCTCTTATTCGACGGTTCCCAAGATAGCGAATTTCTGATTAAAGGCTCTGCGATCGTCGTTCCGCTTCTCACGATGCAGAATGAATGCATAGGCGTTATCAACATGTCGCGCAATGAAAATCACTCTCCTTTTTCAAAAGAAGATTTGAAAAAGGTGATTGCACTCTCTCGCTATTTGGCGTTGGCAATTTCGAACGCGCGTTTGGTAGCAGCGTTGCATGCGGCAAAAGAGCAATATCGCGCAGTGGCGAACAAATCTTCCACTTTGATCGAGGCGTTGCATGCAGGAATCATCGTGATAGATTCTTTGCAAATCGTCATCGAAGCGAATTCTCGCGCACTGCATATGCTTAGGCGCACCCCGGAAAGTTTCATCGGTGAAATTTGGGAGAATGTTTTGCAGCGGTTCACTTCGGACACGCGTGAAGCGATAAACCATTGTTATGAAGAAGCATTATCAGGTCGAAGCACAAGCACCACGGGCAGCACGATTTTCGGAGAGCATTTTCGGGTGAGTGCCATACCCGGTTCTCAAAATAGAGTTACTTTCGTTTTTCAAGATATCACTGAACAAATCGAACGAGAGCGGGAATTCGAAAGAGCTCAAAGGTTCGTGGAAATCGGACAGATGAGCGCAGCTATTGCGCATGAATTTCGAAATCCTTTGACCAGTATTTCAGGAGCAGCCCAACTTATCAAGGCATCAGCGGATTTATCCGAAATTCGACAATGGGCAGATGTTATTCTGCATGAAAGTGCAGATTTGAATCATTTGTGCGACGATTTCTTGGATTTCGCTAAACCGCTCGCTTTGAAGTTGCGCGCGATAGATGTAAACGAACTCATGCAAAATATAGTTTCTTATTTCTCGAAAGAATGCCCAGAAGGGATAACTCTAAGGTTCGTTCCTTCGCCGAAAAGCCCGCACGTTCTTGCAGACCGCCTTCGCTTTACTCATGCGATTCGAAATTTACTGCAAAACGGAATCCAGGCGATGCCGAACGGAGGCCGTTTGCGAGTCGGTGTAGGGGTGCGCGATGACTGGGTATTGATTACGGTTTCTGACCAAGGAATAGGCATACCGTATGAAAATATGAATCGAATTTTCATTCCGTTTTTCACAACGAAAGCGGATGGTACGGGATTGGGACTAGCGAATGTGCGACGAGTTATCGAAGCGCACGGGGGGCGAGTGGAAGTGGTTTCCAAACCTGGTGTAGGAACGAGATTTCTCTTGAAATTACCAACGAGGAAAAGCGAATGA